Proteins co-encoded in one Pieris napi chromosome 10, ilPieNapi1.2, whole genome shotgun sequence genomic window:
- the LOC125052946 gene encoding inactive dipeptidyl peptidase 10 isoform X2 — MHATGHTDRSGGGGGGSWRLPPDETLQVADPKSAKEEDLYPGDGHNWRSIIFSLMVISFVIAGIVTAIYLLGYVDELLYWSGRRMRLDEFLRGDLAGERLPTTWVSAHQLVYQADDGGLLALNTFNNSLTVLVTNHTLRQLNVRGYQCSPNLRYVLFQHNIKEVYRRTFTAHYTVYDVTNDHHIPLFGEGQGSWEWQHAAWLGTEGALLLAADNEVLARPAPPAKRAPLLRLTKDARPGSVYNGVSDWLYQEEVTKTATATWGSADGAFVMYVRYDDSLVSELRLPRMSEGIGGAVAARSGYLLPAFNNTVPNIFPDHISIRYPTPGSSIPKAILWIGEVQNVTSPPRWEVKPPSTLDGMEYYLISAQWVGKENSHVGVVWMNRAQNLTVYSSCYAPNWTCTETHSEKATDEPWLEVHQKPVYSEDGSAFLLLAAVQEGGGQYYTHIKHVDVLRQRIAVLSHGKVEVAEILAWDQENNLVYYLGSADRPGQRHVYVVRDPSYGGGSNSVRARAEREEPRCLTCELAVWPARLHYANCTFWSATFTPPKPKVGITHYVLECGGPGPPLAGLHDARTHKLERILYDTRPYRSVRLRELALPSRRSFDVKLSSGSKARVQLFLPPSWREELRDAAFPVLVQVDGRPGSQQVTDKFAVDWGTYMSSRNDVVYVKLDVAGARGLPRALLRGRLGGVEVADQLAVIRYLLETFKFLDVTRVAVWGWGYGGYVTAMLLGSQQDTLKCGIAVSPITDWLYYNSAFTERVLGQPSVNYKGYVEADASQRAHHVPPHALYLVHGLADMSAPYPHALQLARALTDAGVLFRYQVYADEGHDLKGVIEHVYRSMEDYLRECLSLDPEDTKLPPPDR, encoded by the exons ATGCACGCCACCGGCCATACAGACCGCTCGGGCGGCGGCGGAGGTGGCTCCTGGCGCCTCCCGCCCGACGAGACTCTACAAGTCGCCGACCCCAAGTCTGCCAAAGAAGAG GACCTCTACCCCGGAGATGGACACAATTGGAGAAGCATCATATTTTCGTTGATGGTCATAAGTTTTGTGATCGCCGGAATAGTCACAGCTATCTACCTATTAgg ATATGTGGACGAACTACTATATTGGTCGGGTCGTCGTATGCGATTGGACGAGTTTCTTCGCGGTGACCTGGCGGGCGAGCGGCTGCCCACCACGTGGGTGAGCGCACACCAGTTGGTCTACCAGGCGGATGACGGCGGACTGCTGGCCCTGAACACTTTCAACAATTCCCTCACCGTACTCGTTACAAATCATACCCTT agaCAACTAAACGTTCGCGGATATCAGTGTTCGCCTAATCTTCGGTATGTCCTTTTTCAACACAACATCAAAGAG GTGTATCGAAGAACTTTTACTGCGCACTACACGGTATACGATGTCACGAACGA TCACCACATACCACTCTTCGGTGAGGGACAAGGTAGTTGGGAGTGGCAGCATGCAGCTTGGCTTGGTACGGAGGGTGCTCTCCTTCTGGCAGCAGACAATGAAGTCCTGGCTCGACCAGCACCTCCAGCAAAAAGAGCACCTTTACTTCGTCTCACTAAGGATGCAAGACCTGGCAGCGTGTATAATGGAGTGTCAGATTGGTTGTATCAAG AGGAGGTGACAAAGACGGCAACAGCGACTTGGGGCTCAGCGGATGGTGCGTTCGTGATGTACGTCCGATATGATGACAGTCTGGTATCTGAATTACGGCTGCCTCGCATGTCCGAGGGTATCGGAGGAGCCGTGGCGGCCAGGTCAGGCTATCTGCTGCCGGCATTCAACAACACCGTGCCTAATATCTTCCCAGACCACATCAGTATTAGATATCCTACG CCTGGCAGTTCAATACCCAAAGCCATACTATGGATAGGCGAGGTTCAAAACGTAACGTCACCTCCGCGATGGGAAGTAAAACCTCCTAGTACCTTAGATGGaat GGAATACTATCTCATATCAGCCCAGTGGGTGGGCAAAGAAAACTCGCATGTAGGTGTAGTGTGGATGAACCGGGCGCAAAATCTCACAGTTTATAGCAGTTGTTACGCACCCAATTGGACATGCACTGAG ACACATTCCGAGAAAGCAACAGATGAGCCATGGTTAGAAGTTCATCAAAAGCCAGTGTACTCTGAAGACGGTAGTGCCTTCCTTCTGCTAGCCGCAGTGCAAGAAGGTGGTGGACAGTACTACACGCATATCAAACATGTCGACGTGTTACGACAACGTATCGCAGTACTTTCCCATGGAAAAGTGGAAGTGGCTGAAATCCTGGCATGGGACCAGGAAaacaatttagtttattatttag GTAGTGCTGACAGACCTGGTCAAAGACACGTGTATGTGGTAAGGGACCCAAGTTATGGTGGTGGAAGTAACTCAGTGAGGGCCAGAGCTGAGAGAGAAGAACCTCGTTGCCTTACATGTGAGCTAGCTGTGTGGCCTGCACGGCTTCACTATGCCAACTGCACTTTTTGGAGTGCGACATTCACCCCTCCAAAACCAAAAGTGGGCATTACTCATTATGTCCTGGAGTGTGGTGGCCCTGGACCTCCATTAGCAGGACTACATGACGCTAGAACACATAAGTTAGAAAGAATATTATATGACACGAGGCCTTATAG ATCAGTACGTTTACGTGAACTAGCGCTGCCTTCGCGGCGTTCGTTCGACGTAAAATTAAGCAGCGGCTCCAAAGCGCGCGTTCAGCTGTTTCTACCACCCTCATGGAGAGAGGAGTTAAGGGATGCTGCTTTTCCCGTTCTTGTTCAAGT TGATGGCAGACCTGGTAGCCAGCAGGTGACTGATAAATTCGCAGTGGACTGGGGTACGTACATGTCGTCACGTAACGACGTCGTGTACGTGAAGTTGGACGTTGCGGGCGCCAGAGGTCTCCCCAGGGCCTTATTAAGAGGCCGATTGGGAGGAGTAGAAGTCGCTGATCAGCTGGCTGTTATTAG atatCTTCTAGAAACATTTAAGTTCCTAGACGTAACGCGAGTAGCAGTTTGGGGCTGGGGCTACGGCGGATACGTGACCGCCATGTTGCTTGGCTCACAGCAAGACACGCTCAAGTGCGGCATCGCTGTCTCGCCTATTACCGACTGGCTCTATTATA ACTCGGCATTCACGGAGCGAGTGCTCGGCCAGCCTTCAGTGAACTACAAAGGCTACGTGGAGGCAGACGCGTCCCAACGCGCGCATCACGTGCCCCCGCACGCCTTGTACCTCGTGCACGGCCTGGCCGACATGAGCGCGCCCTATCCGCACGCGCTGCAGCTCGCGCGCGCTCTCACCGACGCCGGTGTGCTGTTCCGTTATCAG GTATACGCAGACGAAGGTCACGACCTCAAAGGCGTCATAGAGCACGTGTATCGGTCGATGGAAGACTATCTTCGCGAGTGCCTCTCTCTGGACCCGGAAGACACCAAGCTGCCTCCTCCCGATAGATAA
- the LOC125052946 gene encoding inactive dipeptidyl peptidase 10 isoform X1 gives MHATGHTDRSGGGGGGSWRLPPDETLQVADPKSAKEEDLYPGDGHNWRSIIFSLMVISFVIAGIVTAIYLLGYVDELLYWSGRRMRLDEFLRGDLAGERLPTTWVSAHQLVYQADDGGLLALNTFNNSLTVLVTNHTLRQLNVRGYQCSPNLRYVLFQHNIKEVYRRTFTAHYTVYDVTNDHHIPLFGEGQGSWEWQHAAWLGTEGALLLAADNEVLARPAPPAKRAPLLRLTKDARPGSVYNGVSDWLYQEEVTKTATATWGSADGAFVMYVRYDDSLVSELRLPRMSEGIGGAVAARSGYLLPAFNNTVPNIFPDHISIRYPTPGSSIPKAILWIGEVQNVTSPPRWEVKPPSTLDGMEYYLISAQWVGKENSHVGVVWMNRAQNLTVYSSCYAPNWTCTETHSEKATDEPWLEVHQKPVYSEDGSAFLLLAAVQEGGGQYYTHIKHVDVLRQRIAVLSHGKVEVAEILAWDQENNLVYYLGLDREKLYIPNLRPDMVKEANQSSADRPGQRHVYVVRDPSYGGGSNSVRARAEREEPRCLTCELAVWPARLHYANCTFWSATFTPPKPKVGITHYVLECGGPGPPLAGLHDARTHKLERILYDTRPYRSVRLRELALPSRRSFDVKLSSGSKARVQLFLPPSWREELRDAAFPVLVQVDGRPGSQQVTDKFAVDWGTYMSSRNDVVYVKLDVAGARGLPRALLRGRLGGVEVADQLAVIRYLLETFKFLDVTRVAVWGWGYGGYVTAMLLGSQQDTLKCGIAVSPITDWLYYNSAFTERVLGQPSVNYKGYVEADASQRAHHVPPHALYLVHGLADMSAPYPHALQLARALTDAGVLFRYQVYADEGHDLKGVIEHVYRSMEDYLRECLSLDPEDTKLPPPDR, from the exons ATGCACGCCACCGGCCATACAGACCGCTCGGGCGGCGGCGGAGGTGGCTCCTGGCGCCTCCCGCCCGACGAGACTCTACAAGTCGCCGACCCCAAGTCTGCCAAAGAAGAG GACCTCTACCCCGGAGATGGACACAATTGGAGAAGCATCATATTTTCGTTGATGGTCATAAGTTTTGTGATCGCCGGAATAGTCACAGCTATCTACCTATTAgg ATATGTGGACGAACTACTATATTGGTCGGGTCGTCGTATGCGATTGGACGAGTTTCTTCGCGGTGACCTGGCGGGCGAGCGGCTGCCCACCACGTGGGTGAGCGCACACCAGTTGGTCTACCAGGCGGATGACGGCGGACTGCTGGCCCTGAACACTTTCAACAATTCCCTCACCGTACTCGTTACAAATCATACCCTT agaCAACTAAACGTTCGCGGATATCAGTGTTCGCCTAATCTTCGGTATGTCCTTTTTCAACACAACATCAAAGAG GTGTATCGAAGAACTTTTACTGCGCACTACACGGTATACGATGTCACGAACGA TCACCACATACCACTCTTCGGTGAGGGACAAGGTAGTTGGGAGTGGCAGCATGCAGCTTGGCTTGGTACGGAGGGTGCTCTCCTTCTGGCAGCAGACAATGAAGTCCTGGCTCGACCAGCACCTCCAGCAAAAAGAGCACCTTTACTTCGTCTCACTAAGGATGCAAGACCTGGCAGCGTGTATAATGGAGTGTCAGATTGGTTGTATCAAG AGGAGGTGACAAAGACGGCAACAGCGACTTGGGGCTCAGCGGATGGTGCGTTCGTGATGTACGTCCGATATGATGACAGTCTGGTATCTGAATTACGGCTGCCTCGCATGTCCGAGGGTATCGGAGGAGCCGTGGCGGCCAGGTCAGGCTATCTGCTGCCGGCATTCAACAACACCGTGCCTAATATCTTCCCAGACCACATCAGTATTAGATATCCTACG CCTGGCAGTTCAATACCCAAAGCCATACTATGGATAGGCGAGGTTCAAAACGTAACGTCACCTCCGCGATGGGAAGTAAAACCTCCTAGTACCTTAGATGGaat GGAATACTATCTCATATCAGCCCAGTGGGTGGGCAAAGAAAACTCGCATGTAGGTGTAGTGTGGATGAACCGGGCGCAAAATCTCACAGTTTATAGCAGTTGTTACGCACCCAATTGGACATGCACTGAG ACACATTCCGAGAAAGCAACAGATGAGCCATGGTTAGAAGTTCATCAAAAGCCAGTGTACTCTGAAGACGGTAGTGCCTTCCTTCTGCTAGCCGCAGTGCAAGAAGGTGGTGGACAGTACTACACGCATATCAAACATGTCGACGTGTTACGACAACGTATCGCAGTACTTTCCCATGGAAAAGTGGAAGTGGCTGAAATCCTGGCATGGGACCAGGAAaacaatttagtttattatttag gttTAGACAGAGAAAAATTGTACATACCTAACCTGCGTCCTGATATGGTCAAGGAAGCAAATCAAA GTAGTGCTGACAGACCTGGTCAAAGACACGTGTATGTGGTAAGGGACCCAAGTTATGGTGGTGGAAGTAACTCAGTGAGGGCCAGAGCTGAGAGAGAAGAACCTCGTTGCCTTACATGTGAGCTAGCTGTGTGGCCTGCACGGCTTCACTATGCCAACTGCACTTTTTGGAGTGCGACATTCACCCCTCCAAAACCAAAAGTGGGCATTACTCATTATGTCCTGGAGTGTGGTGGCCCTGGACCTCCATTAGCAGGACTACATGACGCTAGAACACATAAGTTAGAAAGAATATTATATGACACGAGGCCTTATAG ATCAGTACGTTTACGTGAACTAGCGCTGCCTTCGCGGCGTTCGTTCGACGTAAAATTAAGCAGCGGCTCCAAAGCGCGCGTTCAGCTGTTTCTACCACCCTCATGGAGAGAGGAGTTAAGGGATGCTGCTTTTCCCGTTCTTGTTCAAGT TGATGGCAGACCTGGTAGCCAGCAGGTGACTGATAAATTCGCAGTGGACTGGGGTACGTACATGTCGTCACGTAACGACGTCGTGTACGTGAAGTTGGACGTTGCGGGCGCCAGAGGTCTCCCCAGGGCCTTATTAAGAGGCCGATTGGGAGGAGTAGAAGTCGCTGATCAGCTGGCTGTTATTAG atatCTTCTAGAAACATTTAAGTTCCTAGACGTAACGCGAGTAGCAGTTTGGGGCTGGGGCTACGGCGGATACGTGACCGCCATGTTGCTTGGCTCACAGCAAGACACGCTCAAGTGCGGCATCGCTGTCTCGCCTATTACCGACTGGCTCTATTATA ACTCGGCATTCACGGAGCGAGTGCTCGGCCAGCCTTCAGTGAACTACAAAGGCTACGTGGAGGCAGACGCGTCCCAACGCGCGCATCACGTGCCCCCGCACGCCTTGTACCTCGTGCACGGCCTGGCCGACATGAGCGCGCCCTATCCGCACGCGCTGCAGCTCGCGCGCGCTCTCACCGACGCCGGTGTGCTGTTCCGTTATCAG GTATACGCAGACGAAGGTCACGACCTCAAAGGCGTCATAGAGCACGTGTATCGGTCGATGGAAGACTATCTTCGCGAGTGCCTCTCTCTGGACCCGGAAGACACCAAGCTGCCTCCTCCCGATAGATAA